One genomic window of Bicyclus anynana chromosome 10, ilBicAnyn1.1, whole genome shotgun sequence includes the following:
- the LOC112046657 gene encoding chymotrypsin/elastase isoinhibitor 1, translating to MIAKVFVVLAFLAYVTNSTPVDEQKPFDCPPNEIYYKCSPLACYKKCEHLLKPRACPLVTADCYQPACECINNYLRDKQGKCIPTIECPKLPNLNGQS from the exons ATGATCGCCAAGGTCTTTGTAGTTCTCGCATTCCTGGCGTATGTTACCAATTCAACACCGGTCGATGAGCAAAAGCCTTTTG ATTGTCCGccaaatgaaatatattacaaatgtaGCCCATTGGCCTGCTACAAGAAATGCGAGCACCTTCTGAAGCCACGAGCATGTCCCTTAGTTACAGCGGATTGCTATCAGCCCGCTTGTGAATgtattaacaattatttacgCGATAAGCAGGGCAAATGTATACCTACAATTGAATGCC ctAAACTTCCCAACTTAAACGGGCAATCGTGA
- the LOC112046655 gene encoding inducible metalloproteinase inhibitor protein: MVKHCINMFAKVVLLGVLAFLASVAYALPPPVDEEKPFDCPENEKYYKCSPQVCWKTCDHLVNPPPCPQLAANCYQPDCECIDNYLRDGEGKCIPEYDCPKQPFIPL; the protein is encoded by the exons ATGGTGAAGCATTGCATAAATATGTTTGCCAAGGTTGTTCTTCTCGGTGTTCTCGCATTCTTAGCGTCTGTAGCCTACGCTCTACCGCCACCGGTTGATGAGGAAAAACCTTTTG ATTGTCCCGAAAATGAGAAATATTACAAATGCAGCCCGCAGGTGTGCTGGAAGACATGCGATCACCTCGTTAATCCGCCACCCTGTCCGCAACTAGCAGCGAACTGTTACCAGCCCGATTGCGAATGTATTGACAATTATTTACGCGATGGAGAGGGAAAATGCATACCTGAATATGATTGCC cGAAACAGCCATTTATCCCATTATAA
- the LOC112046658 gene encoding inducible metalloproteinase inhibitor protein-like has translation MVKHCINMFAKVVLLGVLAFLASVAYALPPPVDEQKPFDCPENEKYYKCSPHFCWTTCDHLLNPPPCPQQQAENCYEPVCECIDNYLRDGEGKCIPEYECPKQLIPL, from the exons ATGGTGAAGCATTGCATAAATATGTTTGCCAAGGTTGTTCTTCTCGGTGTTCTCGCATTCTTAGCGTCTGTTGCCTACGCTCTACCGCCACCGGTTGATGAGCAAAAACCTTTTG ATTGTCccgaaaatgaaaaatattacaaatgcaGCCCGCACTTCTGCTGGACGACATGTGATCACCTCCTTAACCCTCCACCCTGTCCCCAACAACAAGCAGAGAACTGCTATGAGCCCGTTTGTGAATGTATTGACAATTATTTACGCGATGGAGAGGGCAAATGCATACCTGAATATGAATGCC cgAAACAGCTTATCCCATTATAA